One window from the genome of Haladaptatus paucihalophilus DX253 encodes:
- a CDS encoding adenylate kinase: MNPNILILGAPGAGKGTQSARIAEEFDVEHVTTGDALRANKHMETEHGTPASFMDAGELVPDPVVNEIVNAALSEADGYVLDGYPRNLSQAEYLDDITDLDVVLYLDVDEDELVGRLTGRRLDPETGDIYHIEYNPAEDEAVKERLVQRDDDTEETVRERLRVYRENTEPVIEHYEETGELVRIDGEQTPDEVWDDIKETVEEEA, from the coding sequence ATGAACCCGAACATCCTGATTTTGGGTGCTCCCGGTGCTGGGAAAGGGACACAGAGCGCACGAATCGCCGAGGAATTCGACGTGGAACACGTCACGACCGGCGACGCGCTCCGCGCGAACAAGCACATGGAGACGGAACACGGTACCCCCGCGAGCTTCATGGACGCGGGCGAGCTCGTTCCCGACCCAGTGGTGAACGAAATCGTGAACGCCGCCCTGTCCGAGGCTGACGGCTACGTCCTCGACGGCTACCCGCGGAACCTCTCGCAGGCGGAGTACCTGGACGACATCACCGACCTCGACGTCGTTCTGTACCTCGACGTGGACGAGGACGAACTCGTCGGCCGTCTCACCGGCCGCCGTCTCGACCCCGAGACGGGCGACATCTACCACATCGAGTACAATCCCGCCGAGGACGAAGCGGTAAAAGAGCGACTCGTCCAGCGCGACGACGACACCGAGGAGACGGTGCGCGAGCGCCTCCGCGTCTACCGCGAGAACACGGAACCCGTCATCGAGCACTACGAGGAGACGGGCGAACTCGTCCGCATCGACGGCGAGCAGACGCCCGACGAGGTGTGGGACGACATCAAGGAAACAGTCGAAGAAGAGGCCTGA
- a CDS encoding universal stress protein, whose protein sequence is MTGLFERIVLPVVTEEDAETTCDAALDRVADADGRVVAVHVVEKGGGIPDKASVEQREERADEIFSVVTDRCDAAGVPVETKLTYGTDIADAIFDVAEDVDATAIVFSPRHGSRWIQLLTGDVAHSLVTKSDRPIVVLPDTEAN, encoded by the coding sequence ATGACGGGGCTGTTCGAACGCATCGTCCTCCCGGTCGTGACCGAAGAGGACGCGGAGACGACGTGCGACGCGGCGCTCGACCGCGTTGCCGACGCCGACGGCCGCGTGGTCGCAGTGCACGTCGTCGAGAAGGGCGGCGGAATTCCCGACAAGGCGTCGGTCGAACAGCGCGAAGAACGTGCGGACGAGATATTTTCCGTCGTCACGGACCGCTGTGACGCCGCCGGGGTTCCGGTCGAGACGAAACTCACCTACGGCACGGACATCGCTGACGCCATCTTCGACGTGGCCGAGGACGTGGACGCGACGGCGATCGTGTTCTCGCCGCGGCACGGCAGCCGATGGATACAACTGCTCACGGGGGACGTGGCTCACTCGCTCGTCACGAAGTCGGACAGGCCGATAGTCGTCCTCCCCGACACGGAGGCGAACTGA
- a CDS encoding amino acid permease has protein sequence MADEELAKDLGPLAALTIGVGTMIGAGIFVLPGVAAAEAGPLVILSFIVGGGVAVLTAFSASELGTAMPKAGGAYYYINHALGPLFGSIAGWGNWMGLAFASAFYMLGFGQYVTEFLSVPSVGFLSPSQLGALVAGSLFVLVNYVGAKETGRLQNIIVVTLVGILTVFSVVGAFHADLSTLRPFAPNGITPLLPTTGLIFVSYLGFVQITSVGEEIQNPGKNLPRAVIGSVVIVTIIYALVLLVLLSVVELNVVANNDTAVVEVASMLMGPAGAVALTFGGLLATASSANASILASSRINFAMGRDKLVSNWLNDIHDRFTTPYRSIGVTGGLILLFVVIGDVEVLATAGSVLHLVIYGLLNVALIVMREADTDDYHPDYRVPLYPYTPILGALTSFGLIGFMASADIVAPTLAVAFVVGAVGWYFLYARRKTEKQGVLTDHVLSQPEAMPESAVSAVSSVKPDGGDYRVMVPLANPEHETDLISLASAVASQRGGTVVATHIVQVPDQTPLASGAAHVEELDAESAELLERARADAETFGVPVETHTILSHRSFEEIFDAARTHAADLVVMGWGEDSHGSPGRAESAIDELTNGLPCDVVVLRDRGFDPGRVLVPTAGGPDSELSAAIAQMLQAEYDSELSLLHVTDESRDAGEEFLADWATEHGIEDANLVVVDDEDVEAAIERAAGDCSLLVIGATEEGLLSRLVRGSLALDIVDDVDCSVLLAEKQRKRSMRERLIG, from the coding sequence ATGGCGGACGAGGAACTCGCAAAGGACCTCGGACCGCTCGCCGCGCTCACCATCGGCGTCGGGACGATGATCGGCGCGGGCATCTTCGTGCTTCCCGGCGTCGCCGCCGCGGAAGCCGGGCCGCTCGTCATCCTCTCGTTCATCGTCGGTGGCGGCGTCGCGGTGCTAACGGCCTTCTCGGCGAGCGAACTCGGCACCGCGATGCCGAAAGCGGGCGGCGCGTACTACTACATCAACCACGCGCTCGGGCCGCTGTTCGGCTCCATCGCGGGGTGGGGTAACTGGATGGGACTGGCGTTCGCCTCGGCGTTCTACATGCTGGGCTTCGGCCAGTACGTCACCGAGTTCCTGTCGGTCCCGTCGGTCGGCTTCCTCTCGCCGTCACAGCTCGGCGCGCTGGTGGCCGGGTCGCTGTTCGTCCTCGTCAACTACGTCGGCGCGAAGGAGACGGGGCGACTGCAGAACATCATCGTCGTGACGCTCGTCGGGATTCTGACGGTGTTCTCCGTCGTCGGCGCGTTCCACGCCGACCTCTCGACGCTTCGACCGTTCGCGCCCAACGGCATCACGCCGCTGTTGCCGACGACGGGACTCATCTTCGTCTCGTACCTCGGCTTCGTCCAAATCACGTCCGTCGGGGAGGAGATTCAGAACCCCGGAAAGAACCTTCCCCGCGCCGTCATCGGGAGCGTCGTCATCGTGACGATCATCTACGCGCTGGTGTTGCTGGTCCTCCTCTCGGTGGTCGAACTCAACGTCGTGGCGAACAACGACACCGCGGTGGTCGAAGTGGCGAGCATGCTGATGGGTCCGGCCGGGGCGGTCGCCCTCACGTTCGGCGGCCTACTCGCAACGGCCTCCAGCGCGAACGCCTCGATTCTCGCGTCCTCGCGCATCAACTTCGCCATGGGCCGGGACAAACTGGTGAGCAACTGGCTCAACGACATCCACGACCGGTTCACCACCCCGTACCGCTCCATCGGCGTCACGGGCGGCCTCATCCTCCTGTTCGTCGTCATCGGCGACGTGGAGGTGCTCGCCACGGCCGGGAGCGTCCTCCACCTCGTCATCTACGGCCTGCTCAACGTCGCGCTCATCGTGATGCGGGAGGCCGACACGGATGATTACCATCCCGACTATCGTGTGCCGCTGTACCCGTACACCCCGATTCTCGGAGCGCTCACCTCGTTCGGCCTCATCGGCTTCATGGCGTCCGCCGACATCGTCGCGCCGACGCTCGCCGTCGCCTTCGTCGTCGGCGCGGTCGGGTGGTACTTCCTCTACGCCCGCAGAAAGACCGAAAAACAGGGCGTCCTCACGGATCACGTCCTTAGCCAACCGGAGGCGATGCCCGAATCGGCCGTCTCCGCCGTGTCGTCGGTGAAACCGGACGGCGGCGACTACCGCGTGATGGTGCCGTTGGCCAACCCCGAACACGAGACGGACCTCATCTCGCTCGCCAGCGCCGTGGCGAGCCAACGCGGCGGAACGGTCGTCGCGACGCACATCGTGCAGGTGCCTGACCAGACGCCGCTGGCGAGCGGCGCGGCGCACGTCGAGGAACTCGACGCCGAATCGGCCGAACTCCTCGAACGAGCGCGCGCGGATGCCGAGACGTTCGGCGTCCCCGTCGAAACGCACACCATCCTCTCGCACCGCTCGTTCGAGGAGATTTTCGACGCGGCCCGAACCCACGCCGCGGACCTCGTGGTCATGGGGTGGGGCGAGGACAGCCACGGCTCCCCCGGCCGGGCCGAGAGCGCCATCGACGAACTGACGAACGGGCTTCCGTGCGACGTGGTGGTTCTCCGAGATAGGGGATTCGACCCCGGTCGCGTGCTCGTTCCCACCGCTGGCGGGCCGGACTCCGAGCTCAGCGCGGCCATCGCGCAGATGCTGCAGGCGGAGTACGACTCCGAACTCTCGCTCCTCCACGTCACCGACGAATCGCGTGACGCGGGCGAGGAGTTCCTCGCCGACTGGGCCACGGAACACGGCATCGAGGACGCGAATCTCGTCGTGGTGGACGACGAGGACGTCGAAGCGGCCATCGAACGTGCGGCGGGCGACTGCTCGCTGCTCGTCATCGGCGCGACCGAGGAAGGCCTCCTTTCCCGTCTCGTCCGGGGGTCGCTCGCGCTCGACATCGTTGACGACGTGGACTGTTCCGTCCTGCTCGCGGAAAAGCAGCGAAAGCGGTCGATGCGAGAGCGACTCATCGGGTAA
- a CDS encoding TrkH family potassium uptake protein: protein MTLRVDWRASVSLVGTVVKWLSVPLVFPLLVGLYYGEGISTFVTTMVVAVVVGWSLERVEPDPEMGAREGFLMVALTWFAVSIVGGLPYVIAGNDISLLSAYPYLAVQSGPSTLAHPVNALFESMSGFTTTGATVMGDISFETHSRALLMWRQLTQWLGGMGIVVLAVAILPELSVGGAQLMDAEAPGPGIQKLTPRIAETARALWKAYLGITALEILLLFGLHVLGNVLGTPLAPQMTFYNAVAHGFTTMATGGFSPEARSVEAFSAVVQWVIVPFMIAAGTNFALFWHVLNGNPRRLFEDVEFRFYIGILAVLSAILSVLLYTHQGLVFVPNGPAVAGNIESSIRHATFQLVSIVTTTGYASMDFNTWNSSAQYLMLGAMLIGGCAGSTGGAIKIVRWLVILKSFRRELFTNVHPEAVRPVRLGGRALDERAVRGIYAFTLLYVVIFLVATLLLFLDIERTGPNINTLEAMSAIASTLGNVGPGFQLVGPMNNYLPFSNSAKLLMVVLMWVGRLEIFPVFVLLTSAYWRS from the coding sequence ATGACCCTCCGCGTCGATTGGCGGGCGAGCGTGAGTCTCGTCGGAACGGTCGTCAAGTGGCTCTCCGTCCCGCTGGTGTTCCCGCTGCTCGTCGGACTCTACTACGGGGAAGGTATCAGCACGTTCGTCACGACGATGGTCGTCGCCGTCGTCGTCGGGTGGTCGCTCGAACGCGTCGAACCCGACCCCGAGATGGGTGCGCGCGAGGGGTTCCTGATGGTCGCGCTGACGTGGTTCGCGGTGTCCATCGTCGGCGGCCTCCCCTACGTCATCGCCGGAAACGACATCTCGTTGCTGAGCGCCTATCCCTACCTCGCCGTCCAGTCGGGGCCGTCCACGCTCGCGCACCCCGTCAACGCGCTGTTCGAGAGCATGAGCGGGTTCACGACGACCGGCGCGACCGTGATGGGCGACATCTCCTTCGAGACGCACTCGCGCGCGCTGTTGATGTGGCGGCAGTTGACCCAGTGGCTCGGTGGGATGGGAATCGTCGTCCTCGCGGTGGCGATTCTGCCGGAACTGTCGGTCGGTGGTGCGCAGTTGATGGACGCGGAAGCGCCCGGCCCCGGCATCCAGAAGCTCACCCCGCGAATCGCGGAGACGGCGCGGGCGCTCTGGAAGGCGTACCTCGGCATCACCGCGCTCGAAATCCTCCTGCTGTTCGGCCTCCACGTTCTGGGGAACGTGCTCGGGACGCCGCTCGCGCCGCAGATGACGTTCTACAACGCCGTCGCGCACGGTTTCACGACGATGGCGACCGGGGGGTTCTCCCCCGAGGCGCGGAGCGTCGAGGCCTTCTCGGCGGTCGTTCAGTGGGTCATCGTTCCGTTCATGATCGCGGCGGGGACGAACTTCGCGTTGTTCTGGCACGTCCTGAACGGGAATCCGCGACGACTGTTCGAGGACGTCGAGTTCCGCTTTTACATCGGCATCTTGGCCGTCCTCTCCGCGATTTTGTCCGTCCTGCTGTACACCCATCAGGGGTTGGTGTTCGTCCCGAACGGCCCGGCTGTCGCCGGGAACATCGAATCGTCGATTCGTCACGCCACCTTCCAACTCGTCTCCATCGTCACGACGACGGGGTACGCCAGCATGGACTTCAACACGTGGAATAGCTCCGCCCAATACCTCATGCTGGGCGCGATGCTCATCGGTGGCTGTGCGGGTTCGACCGGCGGTGCCATCAAAATCGTGCGCTGGCTCGTCATCCTGAAATCCTTCCGCCGGGAACTGTTCACGAACGTCCACCCCGAAGCGGTTCGTCCGGTTCGACTCGGCGGCCGCGCACTCGACGAGCGCGCGGTTCGCGGTATCTACGCGTTCACGCTGCTCTACGTGGTCATCTTCCTCGTCGCCACGCTCCTCCTCTTCCTCGACATCGAGCGGACCGGCCCGAACATCAACACGCTCGAAGCCATGAGCGCCATCGCTTCGACGCTCGGGAACGTGGGGCCGGGATTCCAACTCGTCGGCCCGATGAACAACTATCTCCCCTTCTCGAACAGCGCGAAACTCCTCATGGTCGTCCTGATGTGGGTCGGACGACTCGAAATCTTCCCGGTGTTCGTCCTACTGACGAGCGCGTACTGGCGGTCGTAG